The following are encoded in a window of Staphylospora marina genomic DNA:
- a CDS encoding YhbD family protein produces the protein METDLISKKELLELTGISYGQLYRWKRKKLIPEEWFIRKSTFTGQETFFPRDKVLARIEKIKNMKEDLSLDEIAELLSPLPIPRSVKRSEVAGLVSETTLRWFTEKYGDPEEWEFGRVLSLYVLDRLVKTGEISLAEGETLYGLLGKTEGMGGEKGCELIFFRKMGVSGFALIEAGQDIRFDDQVKIPVRLQLSQLSEELKIKLI, from the coding sequence GTGGAAACCGACCTCATTTCCAAGAAGGAACTGTTGGAGCTGACCGGGATTTCCTACGGGCAGCTTTATCGGTGGAAACGCAAGAAACTGATTCCCGAGGAATGGTTTATTCGCAAGTCGACGTTCACGGGGCAGGAAACCTTCTTTCCCAGGGATAAGGTGTTGGCCCGCATCGAAAAGATCAAGAACATGAAGGAAGATCTTTCGTTGGATGAGATCGCGGAACTGCTTTCCCCTCTGCCGATCCCCCGCAGCGTCAAACGATCCGAGGTGGCGGGATTGGTGTCGGAAACGACGCTCCGGTGGTTCACTGAGAAGTACGGGGATCCCGAAGAATGGGAATTCGGCCGGGTGCTCTCCCTGTATGTGTTGGACCGGTTGGTGAAAACCGGGGAGATCAGTCTGGCGGAAGGCGAAACGTTGTACGGACTCCTCGGGAAGACGGAAGGGATGGGCGGCGAGAAGGGATGCGAGCTGATCTTCTTCCGCAAGATGGGGGTTTCCGGATTTGCTCTGATCGAGGCGGGGCAGGACATCCGCTTTGATGACCAGGTCAAGATTCCGGTTCGTCTTCAACTTTCCCAGCTCTCGGAAGAACTGAAAATCAAACTGATTTGA
- a CDS encoding endonuclease domain-containing protein, with protein MAKFTVQLRRDWDYLKWIVMYVVQLVKTRRLPDWQRIKCSRSPIQIRLYDALKREGYKVLAEYETCGYQVDLVIKKYRLAIECDGMAYHSSEEQKKRDRKKTAVLTKHGWKVMRFKGVEINRQLEKCVKRINEYTGIHEKKRWFFRK; from the coding sequence ATGGCGAAATTCACCGTGCAGCTCAGGCGGGATTGGGATTATCTCAAGTGGATCGTGATGTATGTGGTGCAGCTGGTGAAAACCAGGCGTCTTCCTGACTGGCAGCGGATCAAATGCAGCCGCAGTCCCATCCAAATTCGGCTTTACGATGCACTGAAACGTGAAGGCTACAAGGTGTTGGCCGAATACGAGACGTGCGGCTATCAGGTGGATCTCGTCATCAAGAAGTACCGGTTGGCCATCGAATGTGACGGCATGGCTTATCACTCCTCCGAGGAGCAGAAGAAAAGGGACCGGAAAAAGACGGCCGTTCTGACGAAGCACGGGTGGAAAGTGATGAGATTCAAGGGAGTGGAGATCAACAGACAGCTCGAGAAATGTGTGAAAAGAATCAATGAATACACGGGGATTCACGAAAAAAAGCGGTGGTTTTTCCGGAAATGA
- a CDS encoding prenyltransferase/squalene oxidase repeat-containing protein, translated as MPEVSLDQVNKAIHRLTGELVRRQREDGRWSFGFVNGPMTDSQFLLLTNVLGMEENEIRQGIAERLLSLQQPDGTWKRFPDEREGNPSATLEACLALLYGGYRDPSDRRMKKAREFLKTRAAGIGSLSRTLLPLFGHGDWKNFTRLPVEFLLLPAQSPLNFFDFVGYARVHLAPVMVLADLKHSFRLKAFREIDDWLPPLGPSLMDPVEPEHFMTRDEIAIAVSGAVSARRQLRRLALERAEAFMLERTEADGTLLSYASSTFLMVFALLALGYSRGHPVIRRAVRGLASFARRTEGGIHIQEATSTVWDTALTLYALQEAGCPPDHPSVRRGIRYLLSRQHDRPGDWMLRNPGVLPGGWGFSDINTINPDVDDTGAALRALAPAVRTGKHGEAWTRGIGWLLSMQNRDGGWPAFEKNTNKLWVRLLPAREARQAFTDPSTADITGRVMHLLGSVTGWTIDQPEIRRAWSWLYHHQKSDGSWYGRWGVQYIYGTWAALTGMAAVRVPRNHSAVRKGIRWLLSVQNPDGGWGESCHADEKRKYVPLGMSTPVQTAWALDALIAWHDTPTPEMEKGIRCLLGMLEKRDDSWAYPVGAGLAGQFNVVYESYPYVWPLVTLAHYRRKYGRLYEKPLIP; from the coding sequence ATGCCCGAGGTGAGCCTTGATCAAGTGAACAAAGCGATCCACCGGCTGACCGGTGAGCTGGTTCGCCGTCAGCGGGAGGATGGCCGATGGAGCTTCGGTTTCGTGAACGGACCGATGACCGACAGTCAGTTTCTCCTCCTGACGAACGTACTTGGCATGGAGGAGAACGAGATCCGGCAAGGGATTGCGGAAAGACTGCTTTCCCTTCAGCAACCGGACGGAACCTGGAAACGGTTCCCGGATGAACGGGAAGGCAACCCGTCGGCAACGCTGGAAGCCTGTTTGGCGTTGTTGTACGGAGGATACCGCGATCCGTCCGACCGGCGAATGAAAAAAGCGAGAGAGTTTCTGAAAACCCGGGCGGCGGGCATCGGCTCTCTCTCCCGAACGCTGTTGCCGCTGTTCGGTCACGGGGACTGGAAGAATTTCACCCGTCTTCCGGTTGAATTTTTGCTGTTGCCCGCGCAAAGTCCTTTGAACTTTTTCGATTTCGTCGGGTATGCCCGCGTGCATCTGGCACCGGTCATGGTGCTCGCCGACCTGAAACATTCCTTCCGATTGAAAGCGTTCCGGGAAATTGATGACTGGCTTCCGCCGCTGGGACCGTCTCTCATGGATCCGGTGGAGCCGGAACATTTCATGACCCGCGACGAAATCGCCATCGCCGTGTCCGGGGCGGTGTCTGCCAGACGCCAACTCCGCCGGCTGGCACTGGAACGGGCGGAAGCGTTCATGCTGGAAAGAACGGAAGCGGACGGCACACTCCTCAGCTATGCCAGCTCCACCTTCCTCATGGTGTTTGCGTTGCTTGCGCTGGGATATTCCCGCGGGCACCCGGTGATTCGCCGGGCCGTCCGCGGGCTCGCCTCCTTTGCCCGTCGGACGGAGGGAGGCATACACATCCAGGAAGCCACATCCACCGTCTGGGATACGGCCCTCACGCTGTATGCCCTTCAGGAAGCGGGATGTCCGCCGGACCATCCGTCCGTGAGACGGGGCATCCGGTATTTGCTGAGCCGTCAGCACGATCGGCCGGGGGACTGGATGCTGCGAAATCCGGGGGTGCTTCCGGGCGGATGGGGCTTTTCCGACATCAATACGATCAACCCGGATGTCGACGACACCGGTGCCGCTCTGCGGGCGCTGGCGCCGGCGGTGCGGACTGGCAAACACGGGGAAGCGTGGACACGCGGCATCGGGTGGTTGCTGTCCATGCAAAACCGGGACGGCGGCTGGCCGGCCTTTGAAAAAAACACGAACAAACTGTGGGTGAGGCTGTTGCCGGCCCGGGAGGCTCGCCAGGCGTTCACGGACCCGTCCACCGCCGACATCACCGGTCGGGTGATGCACCTGCTGGGAAGCGTCACGGGTTGGACCATCGATCAACCTGAAATCCGGAGAGCCTGGAGCTGGTTGTATCACCATCAGAAATCGGACGGTTCCTGGTACGGACGTTGGGGAGTGCAGTACATCTACGGAACCTGGGCCGCTCTCACCGGAATGGCCGCCGTTCGCGTACCGCGCAATCATTCCGCCGTCCGCAAGGGGATCCGTTGGTTGCTGTCCGTTCAAAATCCCGACGGGGGATGGGGAGAATCCTGTCACGCGGATGAAAAGAGGAAATACGTTCCGCTGGGCATGTCCACTCCGGTCCAGACCGCTTGGGCTCTGGACGCTCTCATCGCCTGGCATGACACCCCCACGCCGGAGATGGAAAAGGGCATCCGCTGCTTGCTCGGAATGTTGGAGAAGCGGGATGATTCCTGGGCATATCCGGTCGGGGCGGGACTGGCCGGACAGTTCAACGTGGTGTATGAGAGTTATCCGTATGTATGGCCGCTGGTCACGTTGGCTCATTATCGGAGGAAATACGGGAGGTTGTATGAGAAACCGTTGATTCCATGA
- a CDS encoding zf-HC2 domain-containing protein: MRSCVDDEVIMAFADGELSPQERNMVQDHLRNCPACEYRLHAFLEENQRYADWMKEPDLPDGWVEQIRGSVSGEDRKTFFGGRIRPKPVFRWISLASACALLLVGGILWLSPSFTLFSGGDVSTAGIHRNIKRDRNMDQADWSVTDKGVTLRIIDLVVHPSEIVATYEILKEGKRLDPRQYRDEEKRIDFVRAFLVHESGKILKENPWIGQKGEYGYVSFRDLPVPLPELLFLEFTSDGFNGVPGNWSLRIPVYVSMADPGENGNVTDGTREGP; encoded by the coding sequence ATGAGAAGCTGTGTGGACGACGAAGTCATCATGGCTTTCGCGGACGGGGAACTTTCACCGCAAGAACGGAACATGGTTCAGGATCACTTGCGGAATTGCCCCGCATGCGAATATCGCCTGCATGCATTTCTGGAGGAAAATCAAAGGTACGCCGATTGGATGAAAGAACCGGACTTGCCGGACGGATGGGTGGAACAAATCAGGGGAAGCGTCAGCGGTGAAGACCGGAAAACGTTTTTCGGAGGCCGGATCCGCCCAAAGCCCGTCTTCCGTTGGATCAGTCTGGCTTCCGCGTGCGCACTGCTTCTTGTCGGCGGAATTCTTTGGCTGTCCCCTTCGTTCACGCTGTTTTCCGGAGGCGATGTGTCCACGGCCGGGATTCACAGGAACATCAAGAGGGACCGAAACATGGATCAAGCGGACTGGAGTGTCACGGACAAGGGCGTGACGCTTCGTATCATCGATCTGGTGGTTCATCCGAGCGAAATCGTGGCCACATACGAGATCCTGAAGGAAGGAAAGAGGCTGGATCCCAGGCAATATCGGGACGAAGAAAAGCGGATCGATTTTGTCCGGGCGTTTCTGGTGCACGAAAGCGGAAAGATTTTGAAGGAAAATCCTTGGATCGGACAAAAGGGAGAGTACGGTTATGTTTCTTTTCGGGATCTGCCTGTCCCGCTGCCCGAACTGCTCTTTTTGGAATTCACATCCGACGGGTTCAACGGGGTCCCGGGCAATTGGAGTCTGAGAATCCCCGTTTACGTGAGCATGGCGGACCCGGGTGAAAACGGGAACGTCACGGATGGGACTCGGGAGGGACCATGA
- a CDS encoding zeta toxin family protein: protein MDPLAYKLSDEEHQEVFERLKNELFAFTTSVEKPTAVILGGQPGAGKGGLIALSAREFPDSNFVVINGDEFRKEHPKSEEIFKKHEQDYAKLTDPDVREWTKKLFDLAIQTKRNLIFEGTMRTDGPIRNTLRNLKQQGYHVVVRVMAVNEKISLLGTHERYEEQKQIFGHGRSVPKEAHDAAYDGMLRTIERIEKEKLFDLLQVYNRDKTLLYENRVLGNEWKHPPKVVEAIQKERNKEWTPEQVEQYIKAWNRVMDKMVLRNADPQEIIAVCRLCHEILANDLVRAQSKIAKLTKVIQLNQLLQKESPNKHQVSLNTNKMQNREDDVVR, encoded by the coding sequence ATGGATCCGCTCGCATACAAGTTGTCCGATGAAGAGCACCAAGAGGTCTTCGAACGCCTGAAAAATGAATTGTTTGCGTTTACCACTTCGGTGGAGAAACCGACGGCCGTCATTTTGGGAGGACAGCCCGGGGCGGGAAAAGGGGGCTTGATTGCTCTTTCGGCACGTGAGTTTCCGGATTCCAACTTCGTGGTGATCAACGGAGATGAATTTCGCAAAGAACATCCGAAGAGTGAAGAAATCTTCAAGAAGCATGAACAGGATTACGCGAAGCTGACGGATCCGGACGTCCGGGAGTGGACCAAAAAATTGTTCGACCTTGCGATTCAAACGAAAAGAAACCTGATTTTCGAAGGCACCATGCGAACGGACGGCCCGATCCGAAACACGCTCCGGAACCTGAAACAGCAAGGCTACCACGTGGTGGTCCGGGTCATGGCCGTGAATGAAAAAATCAGCCTCTTGGGCACCCATGAAAGGTATGAAGAGCAAAAACAAATCTTCGGCCATGGAAGATCCGTGCCGAAAGAAGCCCATGATGCAGCTTATGACGGCATGCTTCGAACCATTGAACGCATCGAGAAAGAAAAGCTGTTTGATTTGCTTCAGGTCTACAACCGGGACAAAACCCTTCTTTACGAAAATCGGGTCCTCGGGAATGAATGGAAACATCCTCCCAAAGTCGTTGAGGCGATCCAAAAAGAACGGAACAAAGAATGGACCCCTGAACAAGTCGAACAATACATCAAAGCATGGAACCGAGTGATGGACAAAATGGTTCTCAGAAACGCGGATCCGCAGGAAATCATTGCGGTCTGTCGGCTCTGCCATGAGATTCTTGCCAACGATCTTGTGCGTGCGCAAAGCAAGATTGCGAAGTTGACGAAAGTCATTCAGCTCAATCAACTGCTCCAAAAGGAATCGCCGAACAAGCATCAGGTTTCTTTGAATACGAACAAAATGCAAAACAGGGAAGATGATGTGGTGCGATGA
- a CDS encoding polymer-forming cytoskeletal protein: MDHNDLLISGSMSTAGGTFGQVKISGHATVKGDLQCNDFKVNGNADVSGGVRATDAVIRGNFMADGDFRASSLQLHGHADIKGDCHADRILLRGMTKIGKSLTGEEMEIKGTVHVKENCEAEVFNIQGSFEIGGLLNAGKIDITLFGGAKVKEIGGETITVNRETITSKIARLIKSLFSFSMNHTLTADVIEGDDIRLEYTTASVVRGNHVKIGPGCEIGLVEYKNSLDVSPEATVKERKKI, translated from the coding sequence ATGGATCACAACGATCTGTTGATTTCCGGATCAATGAGCACCGCCGGAGGGACATTCGGACAAGTGAAAATCTCCGGACATGCAACGGTCAAAGGGGATTTGCAATGCAATGACTTCAAGGTGAACGGAAATGCCGATGTGAGCGGCGGGGTGCGTGCCACCGATGCCGTCATTCGGGGAAACTTCATGGCGGACGGTGATTTTCGGGCATCCAGTCTGCAGTTGCACGGTCATGCAGACATCAAGGGGGACTGTCATGCGGACCGGATTTTGCTCAGAGGCATGACCAAGATCGGCAAGAGTCTCACCGGGGAAGAAATGGAGATCAAAGGGACTGTCCACGTCAAGGAAAACTGCGAAGCGGAAGTGTTCAACATTCAAGGGTCCTTTGAAATCGGGGGGCTCCTCAATGCCGGAAAGATCGACATCACCCTTTTCGGGGGAGCCAAGGTCAAGGAAATCGGCGGAGAAACCATCACGGTGAATCGAGAGACGATCACGAGCAAAATCGCCCGTTTGATTAAATCTCTGTTTTCCTTTTCCATGAACCACACGCTCACCGCCGACGTGATCGAAGGGGATGACATTCGCCTCGAATACACCACGGCTTCCGTGGTGCGCGGCAATCATGTGAAGATCGGACCCGGGTGTGAGATCGGGCTCGTGGAGTACAAGAACAGCCTGGATGTATCCCCGGAAGCCACGGTGAAGGAACGGAAGAAAATCTGA
- a CDS encoding RNA polymerase sigma factor, translated as MQDEAVLVEKVLAGNREAFEPLVRKYAPRIYRVVLRMVHHSEDARDLTQEIFFQVYRKLSSYQPDRRFSTWLYQIAVNRCIDELRKRKGKRLVALNDEWVSNEPGPEKVAIDRMRVDDILKSLDGMPENWKLIFLLRFVDDLSYSEIAEVLGISLNDVRNGLYRTRQKLRMQFQAKEGAG; from the coding sequence ATGCAGGACGAAGCGGTGTTGGTGGAGAAAGTCCTCGCAGGGAATCGGGAAGCCTTTGAACCCCTGGTCCGGAAATATGCGCCACGGATCTATCGGGTGGTGTTGCGCATGGTTCATCATTCGGAGGATGCCCGTGACCTGACACAAGAAATCTTTTTTCAGGTATACAGAAAGTTGTCCTCTTACCAACCGGATCGACGCTTCTCCACCTGGCTGTACCAGATCGCCGTCAACCGCTGCATCGATGAACTGAGAAAGAGAAAAGGGAAGCGGTTGGTGGCACTGAACGATGAATGGGTGAGCAATGAACCGGGGCCGGAGAAGGTGGCCATTGATCGGATGAGAGTCGATGATATACTGAAGAGTTTGGACGGGATGCCGGAGAATTGGAAGCTCATTTTTCTTCTACGGTTCGTCGATGATCTGAGTTATTCGGAAATCGCCGAGGTGCTGGGGATCAGCTTGAATGATGTTCGGAACGGTCTGTATCGCACCAGGCAGAAGTTGAGAATGCAATTTCAGGCAAAGGAGGGAGCCGGATGA
- a CDS encoding GNAT family N-acetyltransferase: MIIRPLHNDEKPPFDLLLLADPSLEVVNSYIGRGHCFVAVRNGHIIGVYVLIDTRPQTVELVNIAVSPQEQGKGIGKKLVFHAIETAQSMGYKTIEVGTGNSSISQLALYQKCGFRIVGIDKDYFINHYQDAIYENGIQCRDMIRLSKHLF; this comes from the coding sequence ATGATAATTCGCCCTTTGCACAACGATGAAAAGCCTCCTTTTGATTTGCTCTTACTTGCTGATCCTTCTTTGGAAGTTGTAAACAGCTATATTGGTCGAGGGCATTGTTTCGTCGCAGTAAGAAACGGACATATCATCGGAGTATATGTGTTGATAGACACTCGACCTCAAACCGTGGAGCTCGTGAACATTGCTGTTTCACCGCAGGAGCAAGGAAAGGGGATTGGAAAAAAGTTAGTTTTCCATGCTATTGAAACAGCTCAATCGATGGGATATAAAACGATAGAAGTCGGGACTGGAAATTCAAGTATTTCTCAATTGGCCCTCTATCAGAAATGTGGCTTCCGTATTGTAGGTATAGATAAAGACTATTTCATCAATCATTACCAAGATGCGATTTATGAAAATGGAATTCAGTGCCGAGATATGATCCGTCTCTCAAAGCATCTTTTCTGA
- a CDS encoding cell wall-binding repeat-containing protein, with product MFAKGTDFPDVLSGGPLAARYHAPILLTPPDRMDSGVQSYLNHTQEKDFYYILGGTGSISTEVEKQLDATIQ from the coding sequence GTGTTTGCCAAAGGCACCGACTTCCCGGATGTGCTGTCCGGCGGACCTCTGGCGGCAAGATATCATGCACCGATTCTGCTGACTCCGCCCGACCGGATGGATTCGGGGGTCCAATCTTACCTGAACCATACCCAAGAGAAGGACTTCTACTACATCTTGGGCGGTACGGGCTCCATCTCCACGGAAGTGGAAAAACAACTGGATGCGACGATTCAATAA